The following proteins are encoded in a genomic region of Deinococcus arcticus:
- a CDS encoding adenosylcobinamide-GDP ribazoletransferase, giving the protein MSLPGRLTQQRRALHLALTFLTTLPLPHVTRVDEGDFARASAYYPLAGYVVGGAAALLLWWGPPLPAGVVGALGVGLWLLLTGMLHFDGLVDSADALFAVKSPAQRLEILRDVHVGAFGLATGALALLLLWSLLSAPIPAYAPVVAAVSARALLLLPMNSYPAARAESLGARSREGRIWAALALAAPTLLLPGAWVAWLVALAGVLLAAAFAARRLGGGLSGDVYGLLVVVAELLALGAYAWGR; this is encoded by the coding sequence GTGAGCCTCCCGGGCCGCCTGACACAGCAGCGGCGCGCGCTGCATCTGGCCCTGACCTTCCTGACCACCCTGCCACTGCCGCACGTGACCCGGGTGGACGAGGGCGACTTTGCCCGGGCCAGCGCCTACTACCCGCTGGCCGGCTACGTGGTGGGCGGCGCGGCGGCGCTGCTGCTGTGGTGGGGGCCGCCGCTGCCCGCCGGGGTGGTGGGGGCGCTGGGCGTGGGGCTCTGGCTGCTGCTGACCGGCATGCTGCACTTTGACGGACTGGTGGACAGCGCCGACGCCCTGTTCGCCGTGAAGTCCCCGGCGCAGCGCCTGGAGATTCTGCGCGACGTGCATGTGGGCGCCTTTGGGCTGGCCACCGGCGCCCTGGCCCTGCTGCTGCTGTGGAGCCTGCTCTCGGCGCCCATCCCGGCCTACGCGCCGGTGGTGGCGGCTGTGAGTGCGCGGGCGCTGCTGCTGCTGCCCATGAACAGTTACCCGGCCGCCCGCGCCGAGAGTCTGGGCGCCCGCTCCCGCGAGGGCCGCATCTGGGCGGCGCTGGCGCTGGCGGCCCCCACACTGCTGCTGCCCGGCGCCTGGGTGGCGTGGCTGGTGGCCCTGGCGGGCGTGCTGCTGGCAGCGGCCTTTGCCGCGCGGCGCCTGGGCGGCGGCCTCAGCGGCGACGTGTACGGCCTGCTGGTGGTGGTGGCCGAACTGCTGGCGCTGGGCGCCTACGCCTGGGGCCGCTAG
- the cobT gene encoding nicotinate-nucleotide--dimethylbenzimidazole phosphoribosyltransferase, whose translation MTADLPADLDALIQAVHPADQAAMGRARARQAQLTKPPGALGELEALSIRLAGVFGTERPHPRGVAVLVAAGDHGVAAQGVSAYPPEVTPAMVANFLADTPHGPGGAAVNALARSVGARVYVMDAGVNAELPVHPALHRAARRQGTRDLSREAAMTPQETAALVLAGAALARRAIEDGADLLVPGEMGIGNTTPAAALTARLLELDPQAVTGRGTGVDDERLAHKVAVIRTALARSDAADPLTVLAEFGGYEIAAMLGMMLQAAALRRAVVLDGFVEGSAALIGVALAPALRDFLFAAGQCAEAGHGAQLAHLGLKPLFSLGLRLGEGTGGVLAAPLLLGAAATLREMRTFEEAAVPAGA comes from the coding sequence ATGACTGCTGACCTGCCGGCCGACCTTGACGCCCTCATTCAGGCGGTGCACCCGGCCGACCAGGCCGCCATGGGCCGGGCCCGGGCCCGGCAGGCGCAGCTGACCAAGCCGCCCGGGGCCCTGGGCGAACTGGAAGCGCTGTCCATCCGGCTGGCAGGCGTATTCGGGACCGAGCGTCCCCACCCGCGCGGCGTGGCGGTGCTGGTGGCGGCCGGGGACCACGGGGTGGCGGCGCAGGGCGTGAGCGCCTATCCGCCGGAGGTGACGCCCGCTATGGTGGCCAACTTCCTGGCCGACACGCCACACGGCCCAGGCGGCGCGGCGGTGAACGCCCTGGCCCGCAGCGTGGGCGCGCGGGTGTACGTGATGGACGCGGGGGTGAACGCCGAATTGCCCGTCCACCCGGCCCTGCACCGCGCCGCCCGTCGACAGGGCACCCGCGACCTGAGCCGCGAGGCCGCCATGACCCCGCAGGAAACGGCCGCGCTGGTGCTGGCCGGGGCTGCGCTGGCACGCCGGGCCATAGAGGACGGCGCGGACCTGCTGGTGCCCGGCGAGATGGGCATTGGCAACACCACGCCCGCTGCGGCCTTGACCGCGCGGCTGCTGGAGCTGGACCCACAGGCCGTGACCGGGCGCGGCACCGGCGTGGACGATGAGCGGCTGGCCCACAAGGTGGCGGTCATTCGCACGGCTCTGGCCCGCAGCGACGCGGCCGACCCGCTGACGGTGCTGGCCGAGTTCGGCGGCTACGAAATTGCCGCCATGCTGGGGATGATGCTGCAGGCTGCGGCCCTGCGCCGCGCCGTGGTGCTGGACGGCTTCGTGGAGGGCAGCGCGGCGCTGATTGGGGTGGCCCTGGCCCCGGCCCTGCGTGATTTTCTGTTCGCGGCCGGGCAGTGTGCCGAGGCCGGGCACGGCGCGCAGCTGGCGCACCTGGGCTTGAAACCGCTGTTCAGTCTGGGGCTGCGCCTGGGTGAAGGCACGGGCGGAGTGCTGGCGGCCCCCCTGCTGCTGGGCGCGGCGGCCACCCTGCGCGAGATGCGTACCTTTGAGGAGGCGGCGGTGCCGGCAGGTGCCTGA
- a CDS encoding histidine phosphatase family protein, whose protein sequence is MGAVLTLHLVRHAPTAPNGERRYPHAHEDAPLSPAGEALARTLHLPLAALAFTSPARRARQTAALAGFPGALPTPALAEATFGVMAGHTWAQLEAAHGEAPRRWTDALADPHSPGGPPGGETGAAFHARLAAWLTTLPPAGEAVAFTHAGPLWGLLRLTVGLRAAAAPPGTVATLQRSGGDWWLTRLLPPP, encoded by the coding sequence GTGGGCGCGGTGCTGACCCTGCATCTGGTGCGCCACGCGCCCACCGCGCCCAACGGGGAACGGCGTTATCCCCACGCCCACGAGGACGCGCCCCTGAGCCCGGCGGGCGAGGCGCTGGCCCGCACCCTGCACCTGCCTCTGGCGGCCCTGGCCTTCACTTCCCCGGCCCGCCGGGCCCGGCAGACGGCGGCCCTGGCGGGTTTTCCGGGGGCCCTGCCCACCCCGGCCCTGGCCGAAGCCACATTCGGCGTGATGGCCGGGCACACCTGGGCGCAGCTGGAAGCTGCCCACGGCGAGGCCCCCCGCCGCTGGACAGACGCCCTGGCCGATCCCCACTCGCCCGGCGGCCCCCCCGGCGGCGAGACGGGCGCGGCCTTTCACGCGCGCCTGGCGGCGTGGCTGACTACCCTGCCCCCGGCCGGCGAGGCCGTGGCCTTTACCCACGCCGGCCCCCTGTGGGGGCTGCTGCGCCTGACCGTGGGCCTGCGCGCCGCCGCCGCGCCGCCCGGCACCGTGGCCACCCTGCAGCGCAGCGGCGGAGACTGGTGGCTGACGCGGCTGCTCCCCCCACCCTGA